In Calothrix sp. PCC 7507, one DNA window encodes the following:
- a CDS encoding response regulator transcription factor, with protein sequence MTHILLVEDEVKLARFVELELNYEGYQVSIAYDGLTALTAARELNPDLVILDWMLPGLSGLEICRRLRSTGDKVPIILLTAKDEVSDRVAGLNAGADDYVVKPFSVEELIARVRAHLRRNQEADAADILEFEDLSLNRRTREVFRGERLIELTAKEFDLLDYLLAHPRQVITRDRILEEVWGYDFMGDSNIIEVYIRYLRLKLEANNEKRLLQTVRGVGYVLRD encoded by the coding sequence ATGACGCACATCTTACTGGTTGAAGATGAAGTCAAACTAGCGCGATTCGTAGAATTAGAGCTAAATTATGAAGGCTATCAAGTTAGCATTGCTTATGATGGCTTAACTGCACTCACCGCAGCGCGGGAGTTAAATCCGGATTTAGTAATTTTAGATTGGATGTTGCCTGGTTTGTCGGGGTTAGAAATCTGCCGTCGCTTGCGAAGTACGGGTGACAAAGTACCGATAATTTTATTAACCGCTAAAGATGAAGTGAGCGATCGCGTTGCTGGTTTAAATGCTGGTGCTGATGATTATGTAGTTAAACCCTTCAGTGTCGAGGAATTAATCGCCAGAGTCCGTGCCCACTTGCGAAGAAACCAGGAAGCAGACGCCGCAGACATATTAGAATTTGAAGACTTGAGTCTAAATCGTCGCACGCGGGAAGTATTTCGGGGTGAGCGGTTAATTGAGTTAACAGCGAAAGAATTTGATTTATTGGATTATTTACTAGCCCATCCGCGACAGGTAATTACACGCGATCGCATCTTAGAAGAAGTCTGGGGTTATGACTTCATGGGCGATTCTAACATCATCGAAGTCTATATTCGCTATTTGCGCCTAAAACTCGAAGCCAACAACGAAAAGCGCCTTCTGCAAACTGTGCGCGGTGTCGGCTATGTTTTGCGCGATTAA
- the arsM gene encoding arsenosugar biosynthesis arsenite methyltransferase ArsM: MTYLETAAQFYHDVAKTPQVGLCCVQSTPLQLPGLKIPLPMQEMNYGCGTTVHPTELANQPTVLYVGVGGGLEALQFAYFSRRAGAVIAIEPVAAMREAATRNLALAAQENPWFDTSFVEIHPGDAFKLPVGDASVDVVAQNCLFNIFEPEDLTRALQEAYRVLKPGGRLQMSDPIATRPIPTHLQQDERLRAMCLSGALTYEEYTQLIINAGFGQVEIRARRPYRLLDSRTYNLETNLLLESLDSVSFKVDIPEDGACIFTGKTAIYAGVEPLFDDAAGHLLPLGIPAAVCDKTAAKLAALMPTEIIITESTWHYQGGGCC, from the coding sequence ATGACCTATTTAGAAACAGCGGCGCAATTCTACCACGACGTAGCCAAAACACCACAAGTTGGACTTTGTTGTGTCCAAAGCACACCGCTGCAACTCCCGGGGCTAAAAATTCCTCTGCCCATGCAAGAAATGAACTATGGTTGCGGTACTACTGTTCATCCCACTGAACTAGCAAACCAACCCACCGTGCTGTATGTTGGTGTTGGCGGTGGCTTAGAAGCTTTGCAATTCGCTTATTTTTCCCGCCGTGCAGGTGCGGTAATCGCTATTGAACCAGTTGCGGCTATGCGAGAAGCTGCCACACGTAACTTAGCACTTGCTGCTCAAGAAAACCCCTGGTTTGACACCAGCTTTGTGGAAATTCACCCAGGTGACGCTTTTAAATTACCCGTAGGCGATGCTTCTGTAGATGTAGTTGCCCAAAATTGCCTCTTCAACATCTTTGAACCAGAAGATTTAACCCGTGCTTTGCAAGAAGCATATCGCGTCTTAAAACCAGGCGGACGTTTACAAATGAGTGATCCAATTGCCACTCGTCCGATTCCCACGCATTTGCAACAAGATGAGCGGCTACGCGCCATGTGTTTATCAGGCGCTCTCACCTATGAAGAATACACTCAATTGATCATTAATGCTGGCTTTGGTCAAGTTGAAATTCGTGCCCGTCGCCCTTATCGTCTTCTAGATTCACGGACTTACAACCTCGAAACAAATTTACTGCTAGAAAGTCTTGATTCTGTCTCTTTCAAAGTTGATATACCAGAAGATGGAGCTTGTATCTTTACAGGTAAAACAGCAATTTATGCTGGTGTAGAACCCTTGTTTGATGACGCAGCCGGACATCTACTGCCACTTGGTATTCCAGCAGCAGTATGTGATAAAACTGCAGCTAAACTTGCAGCTTTAATGCCAACAGAAATTATAATTACTGAGTCAACTTGGCACTATCAGGGCGGCGGTTGCTGTTAA
- the psbA gene encoding photosystem II q(b) protein, giving the protein MTTTLQQRSSANVWDRFCEWITSTENRIYVGWFGVLMIPTLLAATVCFTIAFIAAPPVDIDGIREPVAGSLIYGNNIISGAVVPSSNAIGLHFYPIWEAASLDEWLYNGGPYQLVVFHFLIGCACYLGRQWELSFRLGMRPWICVAYSAPLASAAAVFLIYPIGQGSFSDGMPLGISGTFNFMIVFQAEHNILMHPFHMLGVAGVFGGSLFSAMHGSLVTSSLVRETTETESLNYGYKFGQEEETYNIVAAHGYFGRLIFQYASFNNSRSLHFLLAAWPVVGIWFTALGVSTMAFNLNGFNFNQSVIDSQGRVIATWADVINRANLGMEVMHERNAHNFPLDLAAGDVAPVALTAPAING; this is encoded by the coding sequence ATGACAACCACCTTACAACAGCGCAGTAGCGCTAACGTATGGGATCGGTTTTGCGAGTGGATCACCAGCACCGAGAACCGAATTTATGTCGGTTGGTTCGGCGTATTGATGATCCCCACCTTGCTAGCCGCAACCGTTTGTTTCACCATCGCTTTCATTGCAGCACCCCCTGTAGACATAGATGGTATCCGTGAACCAGTAGCAGGTTCCTTAATCTACGGAAACAACATCATCTCCGGAGCAGTAGTTCCATCCTCCAACGCCATCGGCTTACACTTCTACCCAATCTGGGAAGCAGCTTCCTTAGACGAGTGGTTGTACAACGGCGGACCTTACCAACTAGTAGTATTCCACTTTCTGATCGGATGTGCTTGCTACCTAGGTCGTCAGTGGGAATTGTCTTTCCGTTTAGGAATGCGTCCTTGGATCTGCGTAGCATACAGCGCGCCTCTAGCGTCTGCAGCAGCAGTATTCTTGATCTACCCCATCGGTCAAGGTTCATTCTCCGACGGTATGCCCTTGGGTATATCCGGCACATTCAACTTCATGATCGTGTTCCAAGCAGAACACAACATCTTGATGCACCCCTTCCACATGTTGGGAGTAGCAGGTGTGTTCGGTGGTTCATTGTTCTCTGCAATGCACGGTTCTTTGGTAACATCTTCCTTAGTTCGTGAAACCACCGAAACCGAATCCTTGAACTACGGTTACAAGTTCGGACAAGAAGAAGAAACCTACAACATCGTTGCAGCCCACGGCTACTTCGGTCGCTTAATCTTCCAATACGCATCATTCAACAACAGCCGTTCACTGCACTTCTTGCTCGCAGCATGGCCAGTAGTTGGTATCTGGTTCACAGCTTTGGGTGTCAGCACAATGGCGTTCAACTTGAACGGATTCAACTTCAACCAATCAGTAATTGATTCTCAAGGTCGCGTCATCGCTACTTGGGCTGATGTGATCAACCGCGCTAACCTGGGTATGGAAGTGATGCACGAGCGTAACGCTCACAACTTCCCCCTAGATTTGGCTGCTGGTGATGTTGCTCCTGTGGCTCTGACTGCTCCTGCTATCAACGGTTAA
- the arsS gene encoding arsenosugar biosynthesis radical SAM (seleno)protein ArsS (Some members of this family are selenoproteins.), with protein sequence MTNLFNTSIMPFKQKLSHPLTKHGITILQINLGKRCNLACTHCHVEASPKRTEELSPEICEQLIELIHRFPEIKIVDLTGGAPEMNYGFKQLVEAAKTTGKQVIVRSNLTIYFADGFGDLPEYFAKHQVRIVASLPCYLADNVDRMRGSGVFDGSVQALQWLNQLGYGQNPDLILDLVFNPQLPTTEKFSLAPEQTSLERDYKMFLQEHFGIVFNSLFTITNLPVGRTKMHLERKRLYINYLQFLESHFNASTVEHVMCRDELSIDYLGNVYDCDFNQMMNLPAKTHNGEILTITKLLEAGSLDLISEVQTAAYCYGCTAGSGSSCGGALL encoded by the coding sequence ATGACAAACTTATTTAATACCTCAATAATGCCATTTAAACAAAAACTCAGCCACCCTCTGACTAAACATGGCATAACTATTTTACAAATTAATCTGGGAAAACGCTGCAATCTTGCTTGTACACATTGCCATGTTGAAGCCAGTCCAAAACGTACAGAAGAGCTTTCTCCAGAAATTTGTGAACAATTGATAGAATTAATTCACAGATTTCCTGAAATTAAAATTGTGGATCTGACTGGTGGCGCGCCAGAAATGAATTATGGATTTAAGCAGCTAGTAGAGGCAGCAAAAACGACAGGTAAGCAGGTGATTGTTCGATCTAATTTGACTATTTATTTTGCAGATGGTTTTGGTGATTTACCTGAATATTTTGCTAAACATCAAGTCAGAATAGTTGCTTCTCTCCCTTGCTACCTAGCAGATAATGTAGATAGAATGCGGGGCAGTGGGGTTTTTGATGGTTCCGTCCAAGCCTTGCAATGGCTTAACCAACTCGGCTATGGACAAAACCCAGATTTAATTTTGGACTTAGTGTTTAATCCGCAGTTACCCACAACTGAAAAATTTTCTTTAGCTCCTGAACAGACTAGTCTAGAACGAGATTACAAAATGTTCTTACAAGAACATTTTGGGATTGTATTTAATAGTCTCTTCACCATCACCAACCTACCAGTTGGTAGAACTAAAATGCATTTAGAACGGAAGCGGCTATACATCAATTATCTACAATTTTTGGAGTCACATTTCAATGCCAGTACAGTTGAGCATGTAATGTGTCGTGATGAACTTTCAATTGACTATTTAGGTAATGTCTATGATTGCGACTTTAACCAGATGATGAATCTGCCAGCGAAGACTCATAATGGTGAAATCTTAACAATTACTAAATTGCTAGAAGCCGGTAGTTTAGACTTAATTTCTGAGGTGCAAACAGCTGCTTATTGCTATGGTTGTACTGCTGGATCTGGTTCCAGTTGTGGTGGTGCTTTGTTATAA
- a CDS encoding GAF domain-containing protein: MEIYSSSEFNVNAKQHCEQGLQRVLDRLVIKMQRDALVRQTINQLRESLLADRVALYYFYGQWHGQVTFESVSSHEYSIFGSTGPDDCFNDKYAAMYLAGRVRAIADIELEEIQDCHRDFLRSMQVRANLVVPVLIPRGLWGLLVAHNCQAPRSWSLSDIEHMQTGAITLATASCILES; this comes from the coding sequence GTGGAAATTTATTCCTCCTCAGAGTTTAACGTCAATGCAAAACAGCATTGTGAGCAGGGTTTACAAAGAGTACTTGATCGCCTTGTCATTAAAATGCAAAGGGATGCATTAGTCCGGCAAACAATCAATCAACTCAGAGAATCACTGCTAGCTGATCGCGTGGCTTTGTATTACTTCTACGGCCAGTGGCACGGACAGGTGACTTTTGAATCTGTAAGTTCTCATGAATACTCAATTTTTGGTTCCACTGGGCCAGATGACTGCTTTAATGACAAGTATGCTGCTATGTATTTAGCAGGAAGAGTCAGAGCGATCGCCGATATTGAATTAGAAGAAATTCAAGATTGTCACCGAGATTTTCTCCGTAGTATGCAGGTTCGTGCCAATTTAGTTGTCCCAGTATTAATTCCCAGAGGATTATGGGGATTATTAGTAGCTCATAACTGTCAAGCACCTCGTTCTTGGTCATTATCAGATATTGAACACATGCAAACAGGAGCGATAACCCTAGCAACAGCCTCCTGCATCCTGGAGAGTTAA